In Truepera sp., the sequence GTGAGCGGCCGGCGTCGCCCGGCTTGGTGGCCTCAGCCCGGTTCGGGGAAGAGCAGGTCGGGGTTGAACCAGACGATGAAGCTGGCCCGATCGTCGGTGTACTCGTCCTCGATGTAGCCGTCGATGATCCCGTAGACCTCGAAGCCGTTGGACAACTGGAACGTGAGCGTGGGGTCGGTGATGTTGCCCGCCACCACCTGCTCCACGTACTCGGTCAGCGTCAACTCGTCGCGGTAGCGCGGGTAGCCGGGCAGCTGGCCGCCGCCCACGATCCCCCTGCGCCCCAGCCGCCTCACGAGGCCCTTGCGCGCGTCGTACAGGGCGCGCCCCAAACCCCGGTTGCGGTAGTCGGGGTGCACGCTGATGTCGGCGCCGTAGTACCAGGCGCCGTTCGGATCGTGATTCGCGTAGGTACCGCCCGCGATGATGTCGTGGAACGAGTGTTCCGGCCGCTGCACGTCGAAGTCGATGAGGAACCCCGAGCCCAGGCCCACCACGCGCTCCTGCGGCAACGGCGTGCCGTCGGGGGCGTCGGCGGCGATGGCCACGAACTCCCCCTCGGGGAAGCGCTCCTGATGCTCCAAGAAGTGCGCCCGCGTCATGAGTTCGTGTGCCGCGAGGTTCGGGAAGCACGTCCGCTGCAGGGCCTCGAGGGCTTCGGCATGTTCGGGTCGGGCGCGCTCGATGCGCACGCGCGGCTTGGCCCTGCTCACGTGGGCGTTCGCTCCAGGGTGAAGCGCTCGTAACTCCCCTCGGAGGGCCGCCCTCCCACTGCCCACAGCTCGCGCGACGCCGGCCGCGTGACCACGGCGCCGCAGGTGCCCACGAAGCGGGGCGCCTCCCCGCGGTGGCAGATGTTGGCGGTGTGCGCCGTGACCTCCTGCAGCGCCTCGATGCTCAGGTCGTGACGGTCCAGCAGCCGCTCGGCGTCCGCCAACCTTGCCTCGGAGTCGGCCTGCGACTCTGGTTCGCGGGGCCGCTCGAGCGCGCGCGTGGACTCGTGCAGGTTGTGATTCGTGTGAACGAGGGCGTCTTCCGCCAGGTAAGCGACGTGGCTGTGCGTGGGCATGGCCTCGACGTTGGCCGCTGCCCCCGTG encodes:
- a CDS encoding GNAT family N-acetyltransferase — translated: MSRAKPRVRIERARPEHAEALEALQRTCFPNLAAHELMTRAHFLEHQERFPEGEFVAIAADAPDGTPLPQERVVGLGSGFLIDFDVQRPEHSFHDIIAGGTYANHDPNGAWYYGADISVHPDYRNRGLGRALYDARKGLVRRLGRRGIVGGGQLPGYPRYRDELTLTEYVEQVVAGNITDPTLTFQLSNGFEVYGIIDGYIEDEYTDDRASFIVWFNPDLLFPEPG